From Amphiprion ocellaris isolate individual 3 ecotype Okinawa chromosome 10, ASM2253959v1, whole genome shotgun sequence, one genomic window encodes:
- the LOC111572323 gene encoding E3 ubiquitin-protein ligase RNF126-like, producing the protein MAEAPPRPCRFFCHRCSAEISPRLPDYTCPRCESGFIEELPEERSTENGSASTSSSSDQNRPAFENMDHQHLFTFPSGYGPFALGIFDENFDLRTRLPTEDNRETENRREREMASRQRYSARQPRGRHVPRRQGTRHEGVPTLEGIIQQLVNGIIAPTAMPNIGMGPWGMLHSNPMDYAWGANGLDAIITQLLNQFENTGPPPADRERIKNLPTVSITEEHVGAGLECPVCKEDYSVEESVRQLPCNHLFHNDCIVPWLEQHDTCPVCRKSLSGQNTATDPPGLSGMNFSPSSSSSSSPSSPSNENAASNS; encoded by the exons ATGGCTGAAGCTCCCCCACGGCCCTGCCGGTTTTTTTGTCACCGGTGCTCGGCAGAGATTAGTCCGCGCTTACCG GACTACACATGTCCACGCTGCGAATCTGGTTTTATTGAGGAACTGCCTGAGGAAAGAAG TACTGAAAATGGATCTGCATCCACATCCTCTTCCAGCGATCAAAATCGCCCAGCCTTTGAG AACATGGATCACCAACACTTATTCACGTTTCCCTCTGGGTACGGTCCTTTCGCTCTTGGGATTTTTGATGAAAACTTCGACCTTCGAACGCGGCTACCCACAGAGGACAAccgagagacagaaaacaggagagaaaGGGAAATGGCATCACGACAGCGATACAGTGCTCGGCAACCACGGGGTCGACATGTTCCTCGGCGACAGGGTACGCGTCACGAAGGAGTGCCCACATTAGAGGG AATTATTCAGCAGCTAGTAAATGGAATCATAGCACCTACAGCCATGCCAAATATAGGGATGGGACCATG GGGTATGCTACATTCCAATCCAATGGACTATGCTTGGGGTGCCAATGGACTTGATGCTATAATTACACAG TTATTAAACCAATTTGAAAACACGGGTCCGCCTCctgcagacagagaaaggaTAAAAAATTTGCCTACGGTTTCCATCACAGAGGAACATGTGG GTGCTGGTTTAGAGTGTCCTGTGTGCAAAGAAGACTACAGTGTTGAAGAAAGTGTTAGGCAACTACCATGCAATCACTTGTTTCACAATGACTGTATAGTACCGTGGCTGGAACAG CACGATACGTGTCCTGTGTGCAGGAAGAGTCTTAGTGGACAGAACACAGCCACAGACCCACCAGGGTTATCAGGAATGAacttctctccttcttcttcctcctcttcctccccgaGCTCACCTAGCAACGAAAACGCTGCCAGCAACTCATAG